Genomic segment of Desulforhopalus sp.:
GACAGGAGCATCGTTATGGTATTTACACTTTTCCCCAAATCGATCCGATTCTTTGATCTGCTTATTCAGCAAAATGAAATTCTTAAGGATGTGGCCAGCGAGCTGAGCCGGCTATTCAGCGACTATACCGCTATAGATGAGAACTACAAGCGCATAACCCTCAAGGAAGAGGAGGGAGATGAACTCTGTCGGGAGATTGCCCGGCAGCTTTCCGGGTCGTTTATTACCCCGATTGATCGTGAGGATATTTACCGCATCAGCCTTGCCCAGGAAGATTCGATTAATGTCTTGAAAAGCATCGCCACCCGAACCCATGTGTCGGGGTTTAGCCGGATACGCTTTCCCGCCAAGAAAATGCTGGAAAACATCAGCCTCATGGCCATTTCCACCGGAAGGCTGATCTCGGCGCTGCAGGGCAAGGAGGAAGTGGGGCCTCTGGTTCGGGAAGGCAAGGATCTTAAGCTGGAGTGCGAGATGCTGCTCAGCACCGGTCTTTCGGAGCTCCAGGACGGGGTTATCACCGAGATAAGCGGGGTCGTTGAAATCATCAAATGGATACAGATATACGACCGTATCGAACAGGTCACCGAACGGATCGACGATCTGGTGGATGCCATCGAAGAAGTTGTACTGAAAAATGCTTGATATCCCTTTGCTTCTTGTTGTCATAGTTGTTGTCGCATTGGTTTTTGACTTTACCAATGGTGTGCATGACTGCGCCAATGCCATAGCCACCGTGGTTACCACCAAGGTGCTGGCGCCACGAACGGCGGTTATCATGGCGGCGGTGTTGAACCTTGTCGGGGCGCTTCTCGGAAGCGCGGTTGCCAATACCCTCGGTAAGGGCATCGTCAATACCGATATTGTCATGGGCAGTCAGATCCTGGTGCTTGCCGCCCTCATCGGGGCCATCGCCTGGAACCTGCTGACCTGGTATTTCGGCTTTCCATCCTCATCTTCTCATGCCCTCATCGGCGGCTTGATCGGTGCGGCGGTTGCCCATTCCGGCATGGCCAGTCTCAATGGCGCGAGTATCTTCACCAAGGTCATTCTGCCCTTGATCTTTTCGCCCCTGGCCGGATTCGCCGTCAGCTACGGCATGACCATGATGCTGCAATTCATGCTGAGCCGGGCCGATCGCAAGACCGTCAATCAGAGGATTCAAAAGGTCCGAATCCTATCGGCGGCCTTCATGGCCACCAGCCATGGTTTAAACGACGCCCAGAAGACCATGGGGGTTATCACCCTGGCACTGTTTCTTTTTCATCAAATCGGCAGTATCGAGGTGCCGTTTTGGGTAAAATTGTCCTGCGCCCTGGCCATGGGGCTCGGCACGGCGATGGGCGGCTGGAAAATCATCAAGACCATGGGCAGCCGGATCACTAAGCTTGAGATGGTGCAAGGTCTGGCCGCTGAGACCTCAGCCTCTCTGATCATCACCGGCGCCTCGATGTTTGGTGCCCCCATCTCCACGACCCACACCATCACCGCCTGCATTTTCGGGGTCGGTTCAAGTAAGCGCCTGTCGGCGGTCCGCTGGGAGCTTGCCGCCAATCTGGCCCTTGCCTGGGTGGTGACCATTCCTGCGGCGGCTATCGTCGCCGGTCTCTTTTATTTTATCCTCCATGCCTGCGGCGTTGGCCAGTGATTCGCCGCTGCTGATCGTAAATTCCTCTCCAGCTATCCGCTATCCGGCGGGACAACTGACCATGTCGATCTTCCGCCGGTAATCAAAGAGCGGGTCCCTTTCCTTGGTGTGACAGACGACACAGGTCTTTTCTTCCACCTTACCCCGGAGTTTTATCTGTTTTGGGGACTTGGCATGGGCCAATCCGGCACCGTGGCAGGTCTCGCAGCCCACTGCCTGCAGATCAGAGGGCAGGGTGAGAAGGGTCTCAACCGGTGGGGCAGTTGCCTTTGGCAGGGGGCGATTGCCAGTGGTATGGCAGGGCAGGCAATCAAGGTTAAAGTTTTGCTGCTGCTGTTGTAGCGCCGTGTAGGCCTCGGAGTGTCTGGTTGACCGCCAGAACCCGGACTGGAGTGGATGACATTCCCGGCAGCTGCTGGAACCGGCCAGGCCGGCCATGGCCTTGTCCTCAGAAGTATTCGATATGCTTGCATTGGCCGCGGTTTTTTTATTATGGGTAACAATCTGCTCCTTAATCTGGTCAACACGGGCCGCGATCTTCGGATCTTCCGCGATGTTTTTGCCAAGGGCAATAAAGCTGCCTGCATAACTGCTGGTATTCGGCTCCTGTTTCCGGGTGCCTGCCCAGGAACTACCGGGGATCCAATCGAGGTTTAACATGCCGAGGTATTTCCCCTGCCCCATGGTCTGAGTGATCAGGGTCTTGTTGTCAAGCTGCGGGTCGATATTGCCCTGCCGCAGATCAGCGGTGATGAGCAGGTTGATCTGGGGATACTGCCGGGTGATTTCCGCATTGTCTTCGGCGGAGAGACTGGAGAGGACGATGATCAGCTGACACTGTTTCGCCACCTGGGCGAGGTGTTCGGGCAGGACCTTGCGCCAGTCGGCGACCAGGGTTTCCCGCGAGGTCTTGGGCAGCGGACCGGTGAGTCCGATAACGCCGATTCTCATGGCACCCCGCTGCAGGATCCTGTTGCCGGGAAAGAT
This window contains:
- a CDS encoding inorganic phosphate transporter, which translates into the protein MLDIPLLLVVIVVVALVFDFTNGVHDCANAIATVVTTKVLAPRTAVIMAAVLNLVGALLGSAVANTLGKGIVNTDIVMGSQILVLAALIGAIAWNLLTWYFGFPSSSSHALIGGLIGAAVAHSGMASLNGASIFTKVILPLIFSPLAGFAVSYGMTMMLQFMLSRADRKTVNQRIQKVRILSAAFMATSHGLNDAQKTMGVITLALFLFHQIGSIEVPFWVKLSCALAMGLGTAMGGWKIIKTMGSRITKLEMVQGLAAETSASLIITGASMFGAPISTTHTITACIFGVGSSKRLSAVRWELAANLALAWVVTIPAAAIVAGLFYFILHACGVGQ
- a CDS encoding DUF47 family protein — translated: MVFTLFPKSIRFFDLLIQQNEILKDVASELSRLFSDYTAIDENYKRITLKEEEGDELCREIARQLSGSFITPIDREDIYRISLAQEDSINVLKSIATRTHVSGFSRIRFPAKKMLENISLMAISTGRLISALQGKEEVGPLVREGKDLKLECEMLLSTGLSELQDGVITEISGVVEIIKWIQIYDRIEQVTERIDDLVDAIEEVVLKNA
- a CDS encoding multiheme c-type cytochrome; protein product: MGGLSRKAQQISLLGNKDISPAILLDAGNVLFKQPVIARSQELLTASGMMNIYQQMGYDAVAVGPHDVAAGIAFLKTGQARNFPWLSANLTDKDHAPIFPGNRILQRGAMRIGVIGLTGPLPKTSRETLVADWRKVLPEHLAQVAKQCQLIIVLSSLSAEDNAEITRQYPQINLLITADLRQGNIDPQLDNKTLITQTMGQGKYLGMLNLDWIPGSSWAGTRKQEPNTSSYAGSFIALGKNIAEDPKIAARVDQIKEQIVTHNKKTAANASISNTSEDKAMAGLAGSSSCRECHPLQSGFWRSTRHSEAYTALQQQQQNFNLDCLPCHTTGNRPLPKATAPPVETLLTLPSDLQAVGCETCHGAGLAHAKSPKQIKLRGKVEEKTCVVCHTKERDPLFDYRRKIDMVSCPAG